The following proteins come from a genomic window of Montipora foliosa isolate CH-2021 chromosome 2, ASM3666993v2, whole genome shotgun sequence:
- the LOC137990126 gene encoding uncharacterized protein, which yields MALTRKRKALVAFMVLELLGDPDDRVKRGKTREWLKERSEKGMFQTVIQLSLQDTPAFKEMMRMSPDQFKEILNAIEPDICKQSTKMGGEPIIPAERLALTLRFLATGESFRSLHFQFRISRPAVSYIVTEVCEAITKRLGPSYLKVPSSEQEWLQIAKQFEEKWNFPNCLGAIDGKHITLQPPPNSGSHYYNYKHTHSIVLLAIAGPDCEALYADVGTNGRVSDGGIWNKCSFLKALEGNKLGIPPSRPLPQGIHPLPYVIVGDDAFALKKFLMKPFPQQNMTVDRRVYNYRLSRARRLSENLFGILINRWRALKNVLLLPPASIEILVMAALTLHNFLKKGPSRNIYCPPDLVDYEDPRTGTVYPGQWRHDGVLQTMLPLPNPSTGHNASTEAKEIRNTFKDYFFNEGAVSWQWDICM from the exons atggcGCTAACACGCAAACGAAAAGCACTTGTAGCGTTTATGGTTCTCGAGCTGTTAGGGGACCCAGATGACCGTGTCAAGCGAGGGAAAACTAGGGAATGGCTAAAAGAAAGATCCGAAAAGGGAATGTTCCAAACTGTAATACAATTATCGCTACAGGATACGCCTGCATTTAAGGAGATGATGCGAATGAGCCCGGATCagttcaaagaaattttgaacgCAATTGAACCGGACATTTGCAAACAGAGCACGAAAATGGGCGGTGAACCGATTATTCCCGCTGAAAGGCTAGCTTTGACGCTCAGATTTCTGGCTACTGGTGAGAGTTTTCGATCCCTTCATTTTCAATTTAGGATCAGCAGACCTGCAGTATCATATATTGTGACGGAAGTGTGTGAAGCAATAACCAAAAGGCTGGGCCCTTCTTACTTAAAAGTGCCTTCGTCTGAGCAGGAATGGCTACAGATTGCAAAACAGTTTGAAGAGAAATGGAACTTTCCGAACTGCTTGGGAGCCATCGACGGGAAGCATATTACCCTCCAACCTCCTCCAAACTCGGGATCTCATTATTATAACTATAAACACACGCACTCCATTGTCCTATTGGCTATTGCTGGTCCTGATTGTGAGGCTCTCTATGCAGATGTGGGAACTAATGGCCGCGTATCAGATGGTGGCATATGGAATAAGTGTTCCTTTCTTAAGGCTCTTGAAGGAAACAAGTTGGGAATTCCACCAAGTAGGCCACTACCACAAGGGATTCACCCTCTACCATATGTCATAGTGGGAGATGATGCATTTGCATTAAAGAAGTTCTTAATGAAGCCCTTTCCCCAGCAAAACATGACTGTGGATAGGAGAGTTTATAACTACAG GCTCTCCAGAGCAAGGAGATTATCTGAAAATCTGTTTGGAATCCTGATCAACAGATGGCGTGCACTAAAGAATGTTTTGCTTCTACCTCCTGCCTCAATTGAGATCCTTGTAATGGCAGCCCTTACTCTACACAATTTCCTGAAGAAGGGGCCATCAAGAAACATATACTGCCCTCCAGATCTTGTCGATTATGAAGATCCCAGAACTGGTACGGTGTACCCTGGACAATGGCGTCATGATGGGGTACTGCAAACGATGCTTCCACTTCCAAACCCCTCAACAGGACATAATGCTAGTACTGAAGCAAAAGAGATCAGGAATACTTTCAAAGACTATTTTTTCAACGAAGGAGCTGTCAGCTGGCAATGGGACATTTGTATGTGA